In Fimbriiglobus ruber, a single genomic region encodes these proteins:
- a CDS encoding PEP-CTERM sorting domain-containing protein, which translates to MNTPTIPFDSPYSLTLNLTDGATGQTGSVTIAGVLQGSFDVNQYLLGNASGNPLGNLFTSPATQTLTLGSTQYTVSAAAYTEPTVPQPAGYSFVGGGIDVTVTPMTIGPTTPEPGTAALAGLGLAGLGLVGRFRRRARPAPAAA; encoded by the coding sequence TTGAACACACCCACGATCCCGTTCGACTCCCCCTACTCACTTACGCTGAACCTCACGGACGGTGCCACCGGGCAGACCGGGTCGGTGACGATCGCGGGGGTGCTGCAAGGTTCCTTCGACGTCAACCAATATTTGCTCGGAAACGCGTCCGGGAACCCGCTGGGAAACCTGTTCACGAGCCCGGCCACGCAAACGCTGACCCTCGGGTCGACCCAGTACACCGTCAGCGCCGCCGCCTACACCGAACCGACCGTGCCCCAACCGGCGGGCTACTCGTTCGTCGGCGGCGGGATCGATGTGACCGTGACGCCGATGACGATCGGGCCGACGACCCCCGAGCCGGGCACCGCGGCCCTGGCCGGCCTCGGGTTGGCCGGCCTCGGGTTGGTCGGGCGGTTCCGCCGCCGGGCCCGACCGGCTCCGGCCGCCGCGTGA